A single window of Eucalyptus grandis isolate ANBG69807.140 chromosome 1, ASM1654582v1, whole genome shotgun sequence DNA harbors:
- the LOC104455715 gene encoding caffeic acid 3-O-methyltransferase 1-like, with protein MVLKAAIEFDLLERCWNDINHGNSDHLFSVILREIELAIVIQRLNNPKSPSMYLTKDAILEGAIPFKKEYRMSAFEYHSTHPRFNKIFNWTISDHFTITMKKIPQTYNGFEGLQMLVDVGGGIRAALSVIVAKYPLIKGIKYDLSHVIEDAPSYPGIESIGGDMFVSVPCFRFCS; from the exons ATGGTCCTTAAGGCCGCCATCGAGTTCGACCTCCTCGAAAGATGTTGGAATGATATCAATCATGGCAACTCAGATCATCTGTTTTCAGTCATCCTCAGAGAAATTGAACTGGCAATTGTAATCCAACGTTTGAATAATCCGAAATCTCCTTCGAT GTACTTAACGAAAGATGCGATTCTCGAAGGGGCAATCCCATTCAAAAAGGAGTATAGGATGAGTGCGTTCGAGTATCACAGCA CCCACCCGCGATTCAACAAGATCTTCAACTGGACAATATCCGATCACTTCACCATTACGATGAAGAAGATACCGCAAACATACAATGGCTTCGAGGGCCTCCAGATGTTGGTGGATGTAGGAGGCGGCATCAGGGCCGCACTCAGCGTGATCGTTGCCAAATACCCTTTAATTAAGGGCATTAAGTATGACTTGTCTCACGTGATTGAAGATGCTCCATCTTATCCTG GTATCGAGAGCATTGGAGGTGACATGTTCGTCAGCGTTCCGTGTTTTAGGTTTTgctcataa